The following coding sequences lie in one Ostrea edulis chromosome 8, xbOstEdul1.1, whole genome shotgun sequence genomic window:
- the LOC125661827 gene encoding CUGBP Elav-like family member 4 isoform X10: MVAGEDRKLFVGMLNKQQTEDDVRQLFQPFGNIEECTILRDQNGNSKGCAFVKYSGHNEAQSAINALHGSQTMPGASSSLVVKFADTEKERQLRRMQQMAGPLGLLNPFAISQIGAYGAYAQQQAALMAAAATQGTYLTSPVSTLAHIPQVGALATPNGITTGALTPTTATLANGTTAINGAPPSVLSPTALAGFQIPQHNGQTPEIYANGIPHYPGECQVVELAQAVTNGDPLQAYASMQPYAGIAYPTYGVQQALAQHTAILPAQKEVVFTGPEGCNLFIYHLPQEFGDAELAQMFMPFGTVISAKVYVDRATNQSKCFGFVSFDNPTSAQAAIQAMNGFQIGMKRLKVQLKRPKDQNRPY, from the exons ATGGTTGCTGGAG AAGACAGAAAGCTTTTCGTGGGCATGCTCAACAAGCAACAAACGGAAGATGACGTCAGACAGTTGTTCCAGCCATTCGGAAATATAGAGGAATGCACAATATTAAGGGACCAAAATGGAAACAGCAAAG GTTGTGCTTTTGTTAAATACTCTGGTCACAACGAAGCCCAGTCGGCCATTAACGCCCTACATGGAAGTCAAACGATGCCG GGCGCTTCTTCTAGTCTCGTAGTGAAGTTTGCGGACACCGAGAAAGAACGACAACTCCGTAGAATGCAGCAAATGGCGGGGCCATTGGGGTTGCTTAATCCCTTTGCTATTTCACAGATTGGTGCATACGGTGCTTACGCCCAG CAACAAGCTGCTTTGATGGCAGCGGCAGCGACACAGGGAACATATTTAACTAGTCCCGTTTCCACTTTGGCTCACATTCCACAGGTCGGCGCCCTAGCCACGCCCAACGGCATCACAACGGGCGCCTTAACACCTACGACTGCCACGTTAGCTAACG GTACCACGGCTATAAATGGAGCGCCCCCTAGCGTGTTGTCGCCTACCGCCTTGGCAGGTTTTCAGATTCCGCAACATAACGGACAGACCCCAGAAATCTACGCCAATGGCATTCCCCATTATCCGGGCGAGTGTCAGGTGGTTGAACTAG CCCAAGCCGTCACGAATGGGGATCCACTACAAGCTTATGCCAGCATGCAGCCATATGCCGGGATTG CCTACCCAACATACGGAGTACAGCAAGCATTAGCCCAACACACCGCCATCTTACCTGCCCAGAAGGAAG TTGTCTTTACAGGCCCAGAGGGCTGTAACCTCTTCATCTATCACCTACCCCAGGAATTTGGAGACGCCGAACTGGCACAGATGTTCATGCCATTCGGAACAGTTATTAGTGCTAAGGTGTACGTGGATAGAGCTACCAATCAGAGCAAGTGCTTCG GATTTGTTAGCTTTGACAACCCTACGAGCGCCCAGGCGGCAATCCAGGCGATGAACGGCTTCCAAATCGGCATGAAGAGACTCAAAGTTCAGCTGAAACGCCCCAAGGATCAAAATCGACCGTACTAA
- the LOC125661827 gene encoding CUGBP Elav-like family member 4 isoform X9, which translates to MVAGEDRKLFVGMLNKQQTEDDVRQLFQPFGNIEECTILRDQNGNSKGCAFVKYSGHNEAQSAINALHGSQTMPGASSSLVVKFADTEKERQLRRMQQMAGPLGLLNPFAISQIGAYGAYAQYDPLQQQAALMAAAATQGTYLTSPVSTLAHIPQVGALATPNGITTGALTPTTATLANGTTAINGAPPSVLSPTALAGFQIPQHNGQTPEIYANGIPHYPGECQVVELAQAVTNGDPLQAYASMQPYAGIAYPTYGVQQALAQHTAILPAQKEGPEGCNLFIYHLPQEFGDAELAQMFMPFGTVISAKVYVDRATNQSKCFGFVSFDNPTSAQAAIQAMNGFQIGMKRLKVQLKRPKDQNRPY; encoded by the exons ATGGTTGCTGGAG AAGACAGAAAGCTTTTCGTGGGCATGCTCAACAAGCAACAAACGGAAGATGACGTCAGACAGTTGTTCCAGCCATTCGGAAATATAGAGGAATGCACAATATTAAGGGACCAAAATGGAAACAGCAAAG GTTGTGCTTTTGTTAAATACTCTGGTCACAACGAAGCCCAGTCGGCCATTAACGCCCTACATGGAAGTCAAACGATGCCG GGCGCTTCTTCTAGTCTCGTAGTGAAGTTTGCGGACACCGAGAAAGAACGACAACTCCGTAGAATGCAGCAAATGGCGGGGCCATTGGGGTTGCTTAATCCCTTTGCTATTTCACAGATTGGTGCATACGGTGCTTACGCCCAG TACGATCCCTTACAGCAACAAGCTGCTTTGATGGCAGCGGCAGCGACACAGGGAACATATTTAACTAGTCCCGTTTCCACTTTGGCTCACATTCCACAGGTCGGCGCCCTAGCCACGCCCAACGGCATCACAACGGGCGCCTTAACACCTACGACTGCCACGTTAGCTAACG GTACCACGGCTATAAATGGAGCGCCCCCTAGCGTGTTGTCGCCTACCGCCTTGGCAGGTTTTCAGATTCCGCAACATAACGGACAGACCCCAGAAATCTACGCCAATGGCATTCCCCATTATCCGGGCGAGTGTCAGGTGGTTGAACTAG CCCAAGCCGTCACGAATGGGGATCCACTACAAGCTTATGCCAGCATGCAGCCATATGCCGGGATTG CCTACCCAACATACGGAGTACAGCAAGCATTAGCCCAACACACCGCCATCTTACCTGCCCAGAAGGAAG GCCCAGAGGGCTGTAACCTCTTCATCTATCACCTACCCCAGGAATTTGGAGACGCCGAACTGGCACAGATGTTCATGCCATTCGGAACAGTTATTAGTGCTAAGGTGTACGTGGATAGAGCTACCAATCAGAGCAAGTGCTTCG GATTTGTTAGCTTTGACAACCCTACGAGCGCCCAGGCGGCAATCCAGGCGATGAACGGCTTCCAAATCGGCATGAAGAGACTCAAAGTTCAGCTGAAACGCCCCAAGGATCAAAATCGACCGTACTAA
- the LOC125661827 gene encoding CUGBP Elav-like family member 4 isoform X11: MVAGEDRKLFVGMLNKQQTEDDVRQLFQPFGNIEECTILRDQNGNSKGCAFVKYSGHNEAQSAINALHGSQTMPGASSSLVVKFADTEKERQLRRMQQMAGPLGLLNPFAISQIGAYGAYAQQQAALMAAAATQGTYLTSPVSTLAHIPQVGALATPNGITTGALTPTTATLANGTTAINGAPPSVLSPTALAGFQIPQHNGQTPEIYANGIPHYPGECQVVELAQAVTNGDPLQAYASMQPYAGIAYPTYGVQQALAQHTAILPAQKEGPEGCNLFIYHLPQEFGDAELAQMFMPFGTVISAKVYVDRATNQSKCFGFVSFDNPTSAQAAIQAMNGFQIGMKRLKVQLKRPKDQNRPY; this comes from the exons ATGGTTGCTGGAG AAGACAGAAAGCTTTTCGTGGGCATGCTCAACAAGCAACAAACGGAAGATGACGTCAGACAGTTGTTCCAGCCATTCGGAAATATAGAGGAATGCACAATATTAAGGGACCAAAATGGAAACAGCAAAG GTTGTGCTTTTGTTAAATACTCTGGTCACAACGAAGCCCAGTCGGCCATTAACGCCCTACATGGAAGTCAAACGATGCCG GGCGCTTCTTCTAGTCTCGTAGTGAAGTTTGCGGACACCGAGAAAGAACGACAACTCCGTAGAATGCAGCAAATGGCGGGGCCATTGGGGTTGCTTAATCCCTTTGCTATTTCACAGATTGGTGCATACGGTGCTTACGCCCAG CAACAAGCTGCTTTGATGGCAGCGGCAGCGACACAGGGAACATATTTAACTAGTCCCGTTTCCACTTTGGCTCACATTCCACAGGTCGGCGCCCTAGCCACGCCCAACGGCATCACAACGGGCGCCTTAACACCTACGACTGCCACGTTAGCTAACG GTACCACGGCTATAAATGGAGCGCCCCCTAGCGTGTTGTCGCCTACCGCCTTGGCAGGTTTTCAGATTCCGCAACATAACGGACAGACCCCAGAAATCTACGCCAATGGCATTCCCCATTATCCGGGCGAGTGTCAGGTGGTTGAACTAG CCCAAGCCGTCACGAATGGGGATCCACTACAAGCTTATGCCAGCATGCAGCCATATGCCGGGATTG CCTACCCAACATACGGAGTACAGCAAGCATTAGCCCAACACACCGCCATCTTACCTGCCCAGAAGGAAG GCCCAGAGGGCTGTAACCTCTTCATCTATCACCTACCCCAGGAATTTGGAGACGCCGAACTGGCACAGATGTTCATGCCATTCGGAACAGTTATTAGTGCTAAGGTGTACGTGGATAGAGCTACCAATCAGAGCAAGTGCTTCG GATTTGTTAGCTTTGACAACCCTACGAGCGCCCAGGCGGCAATCCAGGCGATGAACGGCTTCCAAATCGGCATGAAGAGACTCAAAGTTCAGCTGAAACGCCCCAAGGATCAAAATCGACCGTACTAA
- the LOC125661827 gene encoding CUGBP Elav-like family member 4 isoform X8, whose protein sequence is MVAGEDRKLFVGMLNKQQTEDDVRQLFQPFGNIEECTILRDQNGNSKGCAFVKYSGHNEAQSAINALHGSQTMPGASSSLVVKFADTEKERQLRRMQQMAGPLGLLNPFAISQIGAYGAYAQYDPLQQQAALMAAAATQGTYLTSPVSTLAHIPQVGALATPNGITTGALTPTTATLANGTTAINGAPPSVLSPTALAGFQIPQHNGQTPEIYANGIPHYPGECQVVELAQAVTNGDPLQAYASMQPYAGIAYPTYGVQQALAQHTAILPAQKEVVFTGPEGCNLFIYHLPQEFGDAELAQMFMPFGTVISAKVYVDRATNQSKCFGFVSFDNPTSAQAAIQAMNGFQIGMKRLKVQLKRPKDQNRPY, encoded by the exons ATGGTTGCTGGAG AAGACAGAAAGCTTTTCGTGGGCATGCTCAACAAGCAACAAACGGAAGATGACGTCAGACAGTTGTTCCAGCCATTCGGAAATATAGAGGAATGCACAATATTAAGGGACCAAAATGGAAACAGCAAAG GTTGTGCTTTTGTTAAATACTCTGGTCACAACGAAGCCCAGTCGGCCATTAACGCCCTACATGGAAGTCAAACGATGCCG GGCGCTTCTTCTAGTCTCGTAGTGAAGTTTGCGGACACCGAGAAAGAACGACAACTCCGTAGAATGCAGCAAATGGCGGGGCCATTGGGGTTGCTTAATCCCTTTGCTATTTCACAGATTGGTGCATACGGTGCTTACGCCCAG TACGATCCCTTACAGCAACAAGCTGCTTTGATGGCAGCGGCAGCGACACAGGGAACATATTTAACTAGTCCCGTTTCCACTTTGGCTCACATTCCACAGGTCGGCGCCCTAGCCACGCCCAACGGCATCACAACGGGCGCCTTAACACCTACGACTGCCACGTTAGCTAACG GTACCACGGCTATAAATGGAGCGCCCCCTAGCGTGTTGTCGCCTACCGCCTTGGCAGGTTTTCAGATTCCGCAACATAACGGACAGACCCCAGAAATCTACGCCAATGGCATTCCCCATTATCCGGGCGAGTGTCAGGTGGTTGAACTAG CCCAAGCCGTCACGAATGGGGATCCACTACAAGCTTATGCCAGCATGCAGCCATATGCCGGGATTG CCTACCCAACATACGGAGTACAGCAAGCATTAGCCCAACACACCGCCATCTTACCTGCCCAGAAGGAAG TTGTCTTTACAGGCCCAGAGGGCTGTAACCTCTTCATCTATCACCTACCCCAGGAATTTGGAGACGCCGAACTGGCACAGATGTTCATGCCATTCGGAACAGTTATTAGTGCTAAGGTGTACGTGGATAGAGCTACCAATCAGAGCAAGTGCTTCG GATTTGTTAGCTTTGACAACCCTACGAGCGCCCAGGCGGCAATCCAGGCGATGAACGGCTTCCAAATCGGCATGAAGAGACTCAAAGTTCAGCTGAAACGCCCCAAGGATCAAAATCGACCGTACTAA